From the Candidatus Bathyarchaeota archaeon genome, one window contains:
- a CDS encoding translation initiation factor IF-2 subunit beta yields the protein MDYNYNELLKRAQDEIPEVTVKQERLALPRLFVSMVGMRTTIANFKEVSDMLDRDPQHILKFLTREMATAATYHDGRAIFQGKFRRDTFEHLLQRYMEAFVICPVCKRPDTTIHKEKRLSFLECNACGAKSSIKQL from the coding sequence TTGGATTACAATTATAACGAACTTTTAAAGCGTGCACAAGATGAAATTCCCGAGGTTACAGTAAAACAGGAGCGTTTAGCTCTGCCGCGGCTATTTGTCTCCATGGTTGGCATGCGAACCACCATTGCCAACTTCAAAGAAGTCTCAGACATGCTAGACCGTGACCCCCAACACATACTAAAGTTTCTAACCCGCGAAATGGCAACCGCCGCCACTTATCACGATGGCAGAGCAATTTTCCAGGGAAAATTCCGCAGAGACACTTTTGAACATCTACTACAACGGTACATGGAAGCCTTCGTCATCTGCCCCGTCTGCAAACGCCCCGACACCACCATCCACAAAGAAAAACGCCTCTCATTCCTTGAATGCAACGCCTGCGGAGCAAAATCAAGCATCAAACAACTCTAA
- a CDS encoding nucleotidyltransferase domain-containing protein — MAERTEKHVDNLEVTYSNDHWIQLRRHRQKTQTLIETLEQRHLSAVVHGSTARGDTHNDSDIDIFLPDPASSFQVETALEQAGIQISNRYLIQATPTYAMKAYIELDPTTTISFPLMALRKVEREFYKFSGEINLTQLQADVRVCGVNKQLVLIEPTKAGHLQSSIIGREQQAAKTLGVSAQTVLDRVRALRRRDQVGRTGVFLKKELSVEETFEQVLHRLSCENPVVRRRVR, encoded by the coding sequence GTGGCAGAAAGAACCGAAAAACACGTTGATAACCTTGAAGTTACCTACAGCAACGACCATTGGATACAGCTGCGAAGGCACAGGCAAAAAACGCAGACCCTAATAGAAACGTTAGAGCAAAGACACCTAAGCGCAGTTGTCCACGGCAGCACCGCACGCGGCGACACCCACAACGACAGCGACATAGACATATTCTTACCTGACCCTGCCTCGTCCTTCCAAGTCGAAACCGCGCTTGAGCAAGCAGGCATCCAAATCAGCAACCGCTACCTCATCCAAGCCACACCCACATACGCCATGAAAGCCTACATCGAACTCGACCCGACAACCACCATATCCTTCCCGCTCATGGCACTACGCAAAGTCGAACGCGAATTCTACAAGTTCAGCGGCGAAATCAACCTGACCCAACTGCAGGCAGATGTGCGGGTTTGCGGCGTAAACAAACAGTTGGTGCTAATTGAACCCACCAAGGCTGGGCACCTGCAAAGCAGCATAATCGGACGCGAACAACAAGCCGCCAAAACTTTGGGTGTATCCGCTCAGACAGTTTTAGACCGTGTTAGGGCTTTGCGTCGGCGTGACCAAGTGGGCAGAACAGGTGTTTTCCTCAAAAAAGAGTTGTCTGTGGAGGAGACGTTTGAGCAGGTGCTACATCGGCTTTCATGCGAGAATCCTGTGGTGCGTCGTCGGGTACGATAA
- a CDS encoding mechanosensitive ion channel family protein, whose amino-acid sequence MAAPIKGRRRYPYKWYLIQVITVMAIIGTVAGVIYYLALTTDFVPLSLTTYVNIAILTFGGYLIIRLMSKLIMRYGEAELQTTHAFAMKNLFQISAVLALSIAVLFTLGIDVTSVLVGAGFLGIVLGLAAQTVLGNIFAGVALLGSKQFRVGDRLTINIGQYGYVPQTYMHDDLIPGYTGSVIYIGLTHTSLVGDNNVPVSYPNSVLLQSMILNHSLVKGRRVKVRLDLHRDVPVEDFKKALKEALEQEEIINTDLPIEINPMLISGDTYNVSIEAWIRGSVEEQGKAALINRAIEVVKEIRQKAGTDVYTNYPVRIGDQLLFRGEFGTVEAVTPRFTIIRIWDNRRQVVPNSTLDNEVFINYTLNDPEKLFSVVFYVPYDTNLDQAKELMIKEAQAHPDVLKTLKPIFHVLDFTQGAITIRLLFSAKDQSTAFTTACDLRYAIKKRFDTANIKLSCPSTYITPDSKLNISFPGEKTPNAKPSQD is encoded by the coding sequence TTGGCGGCTCCAATTAAAGGCAGGCGTCGGTATCCGTACAAATGGTACCTGATACAAGTAATCACTGTAATGGCCATTATCGGCACCGTAGCAGGAGTAATATACTACTTAGCCTTAACCACCGACTTTGTTCCCTTGTCCTTAACAACCTACGTCAACATAGCCATTCTAACCTTTGGCGGGTACCTGATAATTCGGCTCATGTCCAAATTGATAATGCGTTATGGCGAAGCGGAGTTGCAGACTACTCATGCGTTTGCGATGAAAAACCTGTTTCAGATTTCCGCGGTTCTTGCTTTGTCGATTGCGGTTTTGTTCACTTTGGGTATAGATGTGACGTCGGTGTTGGTTGGCGCGGGCTTTTTAGGTATCGTGTTGGGTTTGGCTGCCCAAACGGTGCTGGGTAACATCTTTGCGGGCGTAGCGCTTTTAGGTTCGAAACAGTTCCGCGTAGGCGACCGCTTAACCATCAACATTGGACAATACGGCTATGTTCCCCAGACCTACATGCATGATGATCTTATCCCTGGATACACCGGCTCCGTGATCTATATCGGCTTAACCCACACAAGCCTTGTAGGCGACAACAACGTGCCCGTGTCCTACCCAAACAGCGTTCTGTTGCAGTCGATGATTCTTAATCACAGCTTGGTTAAAGGGCGACGGGTGAAGGTTCGGCTGGATTTGCACCGTGATGTCCCCGTGGAAGACTTCAAGAAAGCCCTAAAAGAAGCTCTTGAACAAGAAGAAATTATCAACACCGATTTACCCATAGAAATCAATCCCATGCTGATTTCAGGAGACACCTACAACGTTTCTATTGAAGCATGGATACGCGGGTCAGTGGAAGAACAAGGAAAAGCAGCACTCATAAACAGAGCCATCGAAGTCGTCAAAGAAATCAGGCAAAAAGCAGGCACCGACGTCTACACTAACTATCCCGTGCGAATCGGCGACCAACTTCTGTTCAGAGGCGAATTTGGCACTGTAGAAGCAGTAACCCCCAGATTTACCATCATACGAATCTGGGATAACCGCCGCCAAGTCGTGCCTAACAGCACCTTAGATAATGAGGTCTTCATTAATTATACCTTAAATGACCCTGAAAAACTCTTCTCAGTAGTCTTTTATGTTCCTTACGACACCAACTTGGACCAAGCCAAAGAACTCATGATAAAAGAAGCCCAAGCACACCCTGATGTTCTCAAAACGTTAAAGCCCATCTTCCACGTTCTAGACTTCACCCAAGGCGCCATAACCATTCGGCTACTGTTTAGCGCAAAAGACCAATCCACCGCATTTACCACCGCATGCGACCTGCGATACGCCATCAAAAAACGCTTCGACACCGCAAACATCAAACTCTCATGCCCCTCAACCTACATAACACCTGATTCAAAACTAAACATATCCTTCCCAGGCGAAAAAACCCCAAACGCCAAACCATCCCAAGACTAA
- a CDS encoding GNAT family N-acetyltransferase: MHVTPLTADLEPKFWRHINQDPRDFYFFILDWTMHKNQTKIYLALNPADEILGGLLVFQDRIAQLRGACESTEQLLGFCPETVTEFVAPFACKDTLLEQLREPELVEVMDLLCLQRGEETLRIGVEPSELDDSDVGAVVELMQQTYPEQWSDMSAKSLRSMFNAPVWVGIKEAGRLVSLGVASVTPAGSHICYIATHKAYRNRGYATSIVSVLTQKLLEKAPMVSINVMEENVAAVTAYRNVGFKFYTRYVHVKRRQNRPCGVKA, from the coding sequence ATGCATGTTACGCCGTTGACAGCAGATTTGGAACCCAAGTTTTGGCGACACATCAACCAAGACCCCAGGGACTTTTACTTTTTCATACTTGACTGGACCATGCACAAAAACCAAACCAAAATCTACCTCGCACTCAACCCTGCCGACGAGATTTTGGGGGGTTTGCTTGTTTTCCAAGACCGCATAGCTCAACTTAGAGGAGCCTGCGAATCCACAGAGCAGTTGCTGGGTTTTTGCCCTGAAACAGTTACCGAGTTTGTTGCGCCGTTTGCCTGCAAGGATACTCTTTTGGAGCAGTTAAGGGAGCCTGAGTTGGTGGAGGTTATGGATTTGCTTTGTCTGCAGCGCGGCGAAGAGACCCTGCGAATTGGCGTTGAACCCTCTGAGTTGGATGATTCGGATGTGGGGGCGGTTGTAGAGTTGATGCAGCAGACGTATCCTGAGCAGTGGAGCGACATGTCCGCGAAGTCGTTGCGGTCGATGTTTAACGCGCCTGTTTGGGTGGGCATCAAAGAGGCGGGCAGGCTAGTTTCGTTGGGGGTTGCTTCGGTTACGCCTGCAGGGAGCCACATCTGCTACATAGCCACGCACAAGGCTTATCGGAATCGGGGGTACGCTACAAGCATCGTTTCGGTTTTAACCCAAAAACTGCTGGAAAAAGCGCCTATGGTCTCAATTAACGTTATGGAGGAAAACGTTGCCGCTGTAACTGCCTACCGAAACGTGGGGTTCAAATTTTACACGCGCTACGTGCATGTTAAACGCCGCCAAAACCGCCCGTGCGGGGTTAAAGCTTAA
- a CDS encoding DUF424 family protein has translation MLAICDTEMLGKTLREGKIVFHVKDEFYNGGKVTLEEAIAMIENSTIVNMVGKSCVEKAIEKGYVHPEAVLNIQGTPHAQIVKI, from the coding sequence ATGCTAGCCATCTGCGACACCGAAATGCTTGGCAAAACCCTACGCGAAGGCAAAATAGTCTTCCACGTCAAAGACGAATTCTACAACGGCGGAAAAGTCACCCTCGAAGAAGCCATAGCCATGATAGAAAACTCCACCATCGTAAACATGGTAGGCAAAAGCTGCGTAGAAAAAGCCATAGAAAAAGGCTACGTCCACCCCGAAGCCGTCCTCAACATCCAAGGCACACCCCACGCCCAAATCGTCAAAATCTAA
- a CDS encoding TIGR00269 family protein, translated as MSSSADKCSACKRKEPFYHRIYSGERLCRKCFGESIENKVRATIAKYKMLNYNDTVAIGVSGGKDSISLLEVLARLERRFPRAKLVAVTVDEGIKGYRDEALQIAVDACKRWNMPHHIVSFKDLYGYTLDEIVKRAKTRGCELTPCAYCGVLRRKALNIAALNINANKVATGHTLDDEVQTSLLNIFHGDIPKMAAEKPITDKIHPKLIQKVKPFCEIPEKESALYAYLKNINFQSTPCPYASEALRNDIRTLLNRMEERHAGTKHTIYKSIEKLRPAIQQTTQKPPFQNCQQCNHPAAANLCMACQLLKQIQ; from the coding sequence ATGAGTTCGTCTGCTGATAAGTGCAGCGCATGCAAACGCAAAGAACCTTTTTATCATCGAATTTACAGCGGTGAGCGGTTGTGCCGCAAATGTTTTGGCGAATCTATCGAGAATAAGGTGCGCGCGACTATAGCCAAGTACAAGATGCTCAACTACAACGACACGGTCGCCATTGGCGTGAGCGGCGGAAAAGACAGCATCAGCCTGTTAGAGGTTCTAGCGCGGCTGGAGCGCAGGTTTCCGCGGGCAAAGCTGGTTGCAGTGACGGTGGACGAAGGCATCAAAGGCTACCGCGACGAAGCACTACAGATTGCGGTGGACGCCTGCAAACGCTGGAACATGCCCCACCACATCGTCAGCTTCAAAGACCTCTACGGCTACACCCTAGACGAAATCGTAAAACGCGCCAAAACACGCGGCTGCGAACTAACCCCCTGCGCCTACTGCGGCGTCCTAAGACGCAAAGCCCTAAACATCGCCGCCCTCAACATAAACGCCAACAAAGTCGCCACAGGACACACCCTCGACGACGAAGTCCAAACCAGCCTCCTCAACATCTTCCACGGCGACATCCCCAAAATGGCAGCAGAAAAACCCATAACCGACAAAATCCACCCCAAACTCATCCAAAAAGTCAAGCCGTTTTGCGAAATCCCAGAAAAAGAAAGCGCACTATACGCCTACCTCAAAAACATAAACTTCCAAAGCACCCCCTGCCCCTACGCCTCCGAAGCCCTACGCAACGACATCCGCACACTCCTAAACCGCATGGAAGAACGCCACGCAGGAACCAAACACACCATCTACAAATCCATCGAAAAACTCCGCCCCGCCATACAACAAACCACCCAAAAACCACCCTTCCAAAACTGCCAACAATGCAACCACCCCGCCGCAGCAAACCTCTGCATGGCATGCCAACTACTCAAACAAATCCAATAA
- a CDS encoding redox-regulated ATPase YchF: MPASYSRVLGVVGKPNTGKSTFFSAATLATTDIANYPFTTIKPNRGVGYVRTPCVHTEFNVQDHPNNSLCLDGIRLVPVELIDVAGIVPGAWEGRGLGNQFIDEIFRADALVHVVDASGGTDCEGRTCKLGEHDPVEDIEFLEREITMWLANIIRKDWQKIARTAEADKKGIYGPLEERLSGLGIKRLHIFEAVRTTELNADRASSWSDEDFLRFVDTLRRIAKPMLIVANKIDLPSAQDNITRLQKLDYTVIPASAEAELALRRAAEKQLINYKPGDDTFTITSPEKLSAGQTQALKIIEEKILNTNGSTGIQQAINTAYFDLLDMITVYPVEDVEHLSNHNGKVLPDTYLIPKGTTAKQFAYIIHTELGDSFIYAIDARNKKRIGEDTPLKDKDIISIISAKKRA, translated from the coding sequence ATGCCAGCTTCATATTCACGCGTACTAGGCGTCGTAGGCAAACCCAACACTGGAAAATCCACGTTCTTTAGCGCCGCCACCCTAGCCACAACTGACATCGCAAATTACCCGTTTACCACCATAAAACCCAACCGCGGCGTCGGATACGTCCGCACCCCCTGCGTGCACACCGAATTTAACGTGCAAGACCACCCAAACAACAGCCTTTGCCTAGACGGCATTAGGCTTGTCCCAGTTGAGCTCATCGACGTTGCAGGCATAGTTCCCGGAGCCTGGGAAGGACGCGGCCTAGGAAACCAGTTCATAGACGAAATCTTTCGCGCCGACGCCCTGGTCCATGTGGTGGATGCTTCAGGAGGAACCGACTGCGAAGGACGCACCTGCAAACTGGGCGAACACGACCCCGTCGAAGACATCGAATTCCTTGAACGCGAAATCACCATGTGGCTAGCCAACATAATCCGCAAAGACTGGCAAAAAATTGCGCGCACCGCCGAAGCCGACAAAAAAGGCATCTATGGTCCCCTCGAAGAACGCCTCAGCGGCTTAGGGATTAAGCGCCTTCACATTTTTGAAGCGGTTCGAACTACAGAGTTGAATGCTGACCGCGCCTCAAGCTGGAGCGACGAAGACTTCCTTAGGTTCGTGGATACGCTGCGCAGAATTGCCAAGCCCATGCTCATTGTGGCAAACAAAATCGATTTGCCCAGCGCCCAAGACAACATCACACGCCTCCAAAAACTTGATTACACGGTTATCCCCGCCAGCGCCGAAGCCGAACTCGCACTCAGGCGCGCCGCCGAAAAACAACTCATCAACTACAAACCCGGCGACGACACCTTCACAATTACTTCTCCCGAGAAACTCTCCGCAGGACAAACCCAAGCCCTCAAAATCATCGAAGAAAAAATCTTAAACACCAACGGCTCCACAGGCATCCAACAAGCCATAAACACCGCCTACTTCGACTTACTTGACATGATAACCGTTTACCCCGTCGAAGACGTCGAACACCTCTCAAACCACAACGGCAAAGTCCTCCCCGACACCTACCTCATACCCAAAGGAACCACCGCCAAACAATTCGCCTACATCATACACACCGAACTAGGAGACAGCTTCATCTACGCCATAGACGCCCGAAACAAAAAACGCATCGGAGAAGACACCCCCCTCAAAGATAAAGACATCATCAGCATCATAAGCGCCAAAAAACGCGCCTAA
- the uppS gene encoding polyprenyl diphosphate synthase has translation MGLTQVLSAIGAYKAYEKWLYWQVKNGERPEHIAIILDGNRRWANEQELNPWLGHKKGAETVERLLDWCEMLGVKFVTLYSFSMENFRRPAGEVEEIMRIAQEKFRKLLTDERIHRNKVHVKVIGRVNLLPEELQNLITDVEKATANYDNQFLNFAFAYGGRAEILDAAKTIAAKVKNGELELDDITEETFEQHLYTSHMPKQDPDMIIRTSGEERLSGFLLWQSAYSELLFLDVYWPDFRFIDLLRAIRTFQHRKRRYGN, from the coding sequence GTGGGTCTCACGCAAGTTCTCTCCGCTATAGGCGCTTACAAAGCTTACGAAAAATGGCTATATTGGCAAGTCAAAAACGGCGAACGCCCCGAACACATCGCAATTATTTTAGACGGCAACCGACGCTGGGCTAACGAACAAGAACTCAACCCCTGGCTAGGACACAAAAAAGGAGCCGAAACCGTAGAACGCCTCCTCGACTGGTGCGAAATGCTCGGCGTCAAATTCGTAACCCTCTACTCTTTTAGCATGGAAAACTTTCGACGCCCCGCAGGCGAAGTCGAAGAAATCATGCGCATCGCCCAAGAAAAATTCCGCAAACTCCTAACCGACGAACGCATCCACCGCAACAAAGTCCACGTCAAAGTCATCGGCAGAGTAAACCTCCTACCCGAAGAACTGCAAAACCTCATAACAGACGTCGAAAAAGCAACCGCCAACTACGACAACCAATTCCTAAACTTCGCCTTCGCATACGGAGGCAGAGCAGAAATCCTCGACGCCGCAAAAACCATAGCCGCCAAAGTCAAAAACGGCGAACTCGAACTCGACGACATAACCGAAGAAACTTTTGAACAACACCTCTACACCTCCCACATGCCCAAACAAGACCCCGACATGATAATACGCACCTCAGGCGAAGAACGCCTCAGCGGCTTCCTCCTATGGCAATCCGCCTACAGCGAACTCCTATTCCTCGACGTCTACTGGCCCGACTTCCGCTTCATCGACCTCCTACGCGCCATACGAACCTTCCAACACCGCAAACGACGCTACGGCAACTAA
- a CDS encoding mRNA surveillance protein pelota: protein MQITEKNLRQGFIKVVPNSQDDLWHLYNIIYPDDEVYAFTSRAIKSDGEANRPKSAERVSAFMGVRVENVAWDKFLGKLRVHGIIIHAPDIIPTGAHHTISASLNKPLTIVKKEWPKHALDRLQLASEAEKPLLIVAIDDEGYAIAETKQYGVEIKVDERVKLPGKYEAEKRTTATNEYFKRALNSLLQLWEPSHNVIVIVGVGFIKNGFVSYVKANNKAAAQSIGDVKSVNNGGTSGIYEAVRSGVLLKAAHQMRLVEETQAMEEVLKRLGKEDATITYGLDAVEAAVQCGAVEKLIVADTLLREAEEEQRLRLEKAMREVEYRKGSVIVVSTEHEAGAKLLALAGIAALLRFPLYNSDST, encoded by the coding sequence GTGCAGATAACCGAAAAAAACCTCAGGCAAGGCTTCATCAAAGTTGTTCCCAACAGCCAAGACGACCTTTGGCACCTCTACAACATCATATACCCCGACGATGAGGTTTACGCATTCACTAGCCGAGCCATAAAATCTGACGGCGAAGCTAACCGACCCAAAAGCGCCGAACGCGTCTCAGCATTTATGGGGGTGCGCGTAGAAAACGTAGCATGGGACAAGTTCCTTGGCAAACTGCGGGTTCACGGCATCATCATCCACGCCCCCGACATTATCCCCACCGGTGCGCACCACACCATAAGCGCCTCGCTCAACAAGCCCCTAACCATCGTCAAGAAGGAATGGCCTAAACACGCGCTTGACCGTTTGCAGCTTGCCAGCGAAGCCGAAAAACCCCTGCTCATAGTCGCAATAGACGACGAAGGCTACGCCATAGCCGAAACCAAACAGTACGGCGTCGAAATCAAAGTGGACGAACGCGTCAAGCTGCCTGGGAAATACGAAGCCGAAAAACGCACCACCGCAACCAACGAATACTTCAAACGCGCCCTAAACAGTCTACTGCAACTCTGGGAACCCAGCCACAACGTCATAGTGATCGTCGGAGTGGGCTTCATAAAAAACGGTTTCGTCTCCTACGTGAAAGCCAACAACAAAGCCGCGGCGCAGTCAATTGGAGACGTGAAAAGCGTCAATAACGGTGGCACTTCGGGCATTTATGAAGCCGTACGTTCAGGCGTGCTTTTGAAGGCGGCGCATCAGATGCGGCTTGTAGAAGAAACTCAAGCCATGGAAGAAGTTCTAAAACGGTTAGGCAAGGAAGATGCAACTATAACGTATGGTTTGGATGCGGTGGAAGCGGCGGTTCAGTGTGGCGCGGTGGAGAAGCTAATTGTTGCTGATACGCTGCTTCGGGAGGCTGAAGAGGAACAGCGGCTACGGCTGGAGAAAGCCATGCGCGAGGTCGAATACCGCAAAGGCAGCGTCATAGTTGTAAGCACCGAACACGAAGCAGGAGCAAAACTTTTAGCATTAGCAGGCATCGCGGCGCTACTTAGATTCCCCTTGTACAACAGCGATTCAACATAA
- a CDS encoding DUF373 family protein, with amino-acid sequence MTAKDTVAELQKRILILCVDRDGDLGIKAGIKTPLIGRTANLDAAVSFALSDPEEPDANAMFEAVRLYDRLVAEKKPEEIFEVATICGTELGGVGADRKLVAELGIILEAFAADEVILVSDGFTDEAVLPLVESRVPVSSVRRIVIKHSESIEETAALFTRYMKLVVENPKYSRLALGIPGLLLFVWGILTYFNLVSFYAIAMILVLGGILLVKGFGFDKTAKDFYRWTKEYSPPAIQVQIANYATIAGVLCLAISAYSGYAHVLDKVSPLPVDLSGWLAELPVVTGYFLKGSMDLIVVGLSTILIGRGVRMYFDHDTRVLRNAVLIVSIVWSRMIFNGAADVLISPSTGYTNLIYFIIVGILIAIASVLVVLIIHRSSKDYFEQTKTEVDEFGAKT; translated from the coding sequence ATGACGGCAAAAGACACTGTAGCCGAGCTGCAGAAGCGAATTCTAATTCTATGTGTAGACCGAGATGGCGATTTGGGGATAAAAGCAGGCATAAAAACACCCCTTATCGGAAGAACAGCCAATCTTGACGCTGCAGTTTCTTTTGCGTTAAGCGACCCTGAAGAACCTGACGCCAACGCCATGTTCGAAGCAGTAAGGCTTTATGACCGCCTTGTAGCAGAGAAGAAACCTGAAGAAATCTTTGAAGTGGCCACCATTTGCGGAACCGAGTTGGGCGGCGTGGGTGCAGACCGAAAACTTGTTGCCGAGCTTGGCATTATCTTGGAAGCTTTCGCTGCTGATGAGGTCATATTGGTTTCAGACGGTTTTACAGACGAAGCGGTTTTGCCTCTTGTAGAATCCAGAGTGCCCGTCTCCTCTGTGCGGCGCATTGTCATCAAACACAGCGAATCCATAGAAGAAACCGCAGCCCTATTCACAAGGTACATGAAGCTCGTCGTGGAAAATCCAAAATACTCCCGCTTAGCCTTAGGCATACCTGGGTTGCTGCTTTTCGTCTGGGGCATACTGACATACTTTAACTTAGTCAGCTTTTACGCCATAGCGATGATACTGGTTTTAGGCGGAATCTTGCTAGTCAAAGGTTTTGGTTTTGACAAAACAGCCAAAGACTTCTACCGATGGACAAAAGAGTACTCCCCGCCTGCAATCCAGGTTCAGATAGCAAACTACGCTACTATCGCGGGGGTTTTGTGTCTTGCAATAAGTGCCTATTCTGGCTACGCGCATGTACTTGACAAAGTCTCTCCCCTTCCCGTAGACCTAAGCGGTTGGCTTGCCGAATTACCCGTAGTCACAGGATACTTCCTCAAAGGCTCAATGGATCTTATCGTAGTTGGGTTAAGCACCATACTCATCGGCAGAGGCGTACGCATGTACTTTGACCACGACACACGCGTACTACGAAACGCCGTCCTAATCGTCTCCATCGTCTGGTCCCGCATGATCTTTAACGGCGCCGCCGACGTACTCATCAGCCCCTCAACAGGCTACACCAACCTAATCTACTTCATAATCGTAGGCATCCTCATAGCCATAGCCTCAGTTCTGGTGGTCCTCATCATCCACCGATCCTCCAAAGACTATTTTGAGCAAACAAAAACGGAGGTCGATGAGTTTGGCGCAAAAACCTAA
- a CDS encoding TATA-box-binding protein, translated as MSSKRKPLISIQNIVASVSLNQKIDLQKIVEKFPQTEYNPSVFPGLVFRLKKPKTATLIFGTGKMVCTGAKSEKESRSAVEKVVKELRGQGIQITEKPVVKIQNIVASAELGGEIDLESLVYKLSRVMYEPEQFPGAVFRMDEPKVVFLIFSAGKLVCVGAKKEEQVYEAVDKIQQILEEKDLIFYPE; from the coding sequence ATGAGCAGCAAAAGAAAACCGTTAATTTCCATTCAGAACATAGTCGCCTCAGTATCTTTGAATCAAAAGATTGATTTGCAAAAGATTGTTGAAAAGTTTCCTCAGACCGAGTATAACCCAAGCGTTTTTCCTGGCCTAGTTTTCCGCTTGAAAAAACCTAAAACTGCCACTTTGATTTTCGGCACTGGCAAGATGGTTTGCACTGGAGCGAAATCTGAGAAAGAGTCGCGTTCAGCAGTAGAGAAAGTGGTCAAGGAACTGCGTGGTCAAGGTATCCAGATTACTGAAAAACCAGTGGTTAAAATCCAAAACATTGTGGCTTCGGCTGAACTTGGCGGAGAAATTGACTTGGAAAGCCTCGTGTACAAGCTAAGCAGAGTCATGTATGAACCCGAACAGTTCCCAGGCGCCGTTTTCCGCATGGACGAACCCAAAGTCGTGTTCCTGATCTTTAGCGCAGGCAAACTCGTCTGTGTTGGAGCCAAAAAAGAAGAACAAGTGTATGAGGCAGTAGACAAAATCCAGCAAATACTCGAAGAAAAAGACCTCATCTTCTACCCCGAGTAA
- a CDS encoding MscL family protein translates to MSKTDNEALEELRKIRALLEPKPAPPAPEPKGLWQEFKSFIEKYKVMGLAIAFIIGIYLGGLVQSLAKDLLLPVIGLAIPGINDLATLTYVVGEQSFGVGNFLVALITFLVVAVVVFLMVKVTNRWGIK, encoded by the coding sequence TTGTCAAAAACTGATAATGAAGCGTTAGAGGAACTGCGCAAAATCCGTGCGTTACTGGAGCCTAAGCCTGCGCCTCCTGCGCCTGAACCCAAGGGGCTATGGCAAGAGTTCAAAAGCTTCATTGAAAAATACAAGGTCATGGGGCTTGCAATTGCCTTCATCATCGGCATCTACCTGGGCGGTCTTGTACAGTCACTGGCAAAAGATTTGCTTCTCCCCGTCATCGGCCTTGCAATTCCAGGGATTAACGATTTGGCAACGTTAACATACGTGGTTGGAGAGCAAAGCTTTGGCGTGGGCAACTTTTTAGTTGCGCTAATTACCTTCCTAGTTGTGGCGGTTGTGGTGTTCTTGATGGTGAAGGTAACCAACCGTTGGGGTATCAAGTGA
- a CDS encoding CopG family transcriptional regulator, whose translation MSETFSVRIPKELKEKIEANPDDWSQEVRNFLTERVKQKELLNALNEIETRAEKRKTKIDSVTLIREDRERQD comes from the coding sequence ATGTCTGAGACTTTCAGCGTCCGCATCCCCAAAGAACTCAAGGAAAAAATTGAAGCAAACCCCGACGACTGGAGCCAAGAAGTCCGAAACTTCCTCACCGAGCGAGTAAAACAGAAAGAACTCCTAAACGCCTTAAACGAGATAGAAACCCGAGCTGAAAAAAGAAAAACCAAAATCGACTCCGTCACCCTTATCCGGGAGGACCGCGAACGCCAAGACTAA